The following are encoded in a window of Cataglyphis hispanica isolate Lineage 1 chromosome 21, ULB_Chis1_1.0, whole genome shotgun sequence genomic DNA:
- the LOC126857518 gene encoding LOW QUALITY PROTEIN: rhotekin-like (The sequence of the model RefSeq protein was modified relative to this genomic sequence to represent the inferred CDS: inserted 2 bases in 1 codon): MDSCFPHLTILNPRNTNKLRDEGCNVISAEDTRIQSRTPTLQGKNDVFQDLDLYYVRQIARNSKEHDLEQKIEVEIKMXEGSARLLAAAKHRAQSLEAAKALLISNERMSVYMAELQSRRRESIKKPCNSGTTGKLSISDLRIPLMWRDSDHFKNRGDHRRFAVFCLARLGTEIHDTSLLCPIDRAHTDISFPDILIFNNVPAEFELVLEIYSHVLQEDLSIASTPRRIKKTIHSSISKTVGKKLAASLRDEFSSTKSGPHFDLVARAKLTLDDTDDNIHTHDLIINNIEHKYHSLPLFGHFCCRLAAQPDCISKEIGISNVKIDDQDYWTRLQGFYIKMWESKKHAEEGQNPEHVIPINKRTSIRLSKSSKELLINNSGNSINKLLSIKFESKEDAQKWMMLLSAHINDHLRWKHAAEVVQRVSSIESTRNSFISNKRQGSLYDETPLIESIPSDYTSARSTVQTIFDLTPSTSLSSCSSTNSLTSLRSRSLSISGAFKQSAITLKSHLTSSNKNV; encoded by the exons atggaCTCCTGCTTCCCGCATTTGACGATATTGAATCCGCGTAATACGAATAAATTGAGAGACGAGGGATGCAACGTCATAAGTGCCGAAGATACCCGCATTCAATCAAGGACTCCGACCCTCCAGGGAAAGAATGATGTGTTTCAAGATTTGGATCTGTATTACGTTCGACAAATTGCTCGAAATTCAAAG GAGCATGATCTTGAGCAGAAGATCGAGGTGGAAATCAAGAT AGAGGGCTCAGCGAGACTTTTGGCGGCCGCAAAGCATCGTGCCCAGAGCTTGGAAGCCGCCAAAGCGTTGCTTATATCGAACGAGAGAATGTCGGTTTACATGGCGGAATTGCAAAGTCGTCGTCGCGAATCTATTAAAAAGCCGTG TAATTCTGGAACTACGGGCAAACTATCGATTTCGGATCTTAGAATACCTTTAATGTGGAGAGATTCCGATCACTTCAAGAATCGTGGAGATCATCGCCGATTCGCTGTATTTTGCTTAGCGCGATTAGGCACGGAAATTCACGATACATCCTTATTGTGTCCCATTGACAGGGCTCATACGGATATCAGTTTTCCCGATATTCTAATATT TAACAATGTGCCTGCCGAATTTGAATTAGTCTTAGAAATCTATAGTCACGTTTTGCAAGAGGATTTAAGTATCGCTAGTACGccaagaagaataaaaaagacgaTTCATTCGTCGATCTCGAAAACAGTTGGCAAAAAACTTGCCGCTTCCCTTCGTGACGAATTCAGTTCCACCAAATC TGGGCCACACTTTGACTTAGTAGCTCGTGCAAAATTGACTCTAGATGACACGGACGATAACATTCACACGCATGAcctcattattaataatatcg AGCATAAATATCACTCTTTGCCACTTTTCGGTCACTTTTGTTGTCGATTGGCGGCACAACCAGATTGTATCAGCAAGGAAATAGGCATCAGCAATGTAAAGATAGATGATCAAGATTATTGGACTCGCTTACaaggtttttatataaaaatgtgggAATCGAAAAAACATGCAGAAGAAGGTCAAAATCCGGAGCATGTCATAccaattaataaa AGAACATCCATTCGATTATCTAAGTCCTCTAAAGaacttttgataaataattctgGCAATAGCATCAACAAATTATTgtctattaaatttgaatcaaAGGAAGATGCTCAAAAATGGATGATGCTTTTATCGGCACATATTAATGACCATTTGAGATGGAAACATGCTGCAGAAGTTGTTCAAAGGGTGTCTAGTATTGAAAGTAcaagaaattcttttatcagCAATAAAAGACAGGGCTCTTTATACGATGAGACACCTTTAATTG aaTCAATCCCATCGGATTACACATCCGCAAGATCTACTGTACAAACTATTTTTGATCTCACACCTAGTACTAGTCTAAGCAGTTGTAGTTCCACAAATAGCCTAACAAGCCTGCGTTCCCGTTCACTGAGTATCAGTGGTGCGTTTAAACAAAGTGCCATTACATTGAAATCTCATTTAACTTCTTCTAATAAGAATGTGTAA
- the LOC126857533 gene encoding 26S proteasome non-ATPase regulatory subunit 4, producing the protein MKIGFNCRDLLHRIKQSTDDPSNMVLESTMICVDNSDFMRNGDFVPTRLQAQQDAVNLVCHSKTRSNPENNVGLITLANVEVLATLTSDVGRILSKLHQVQPNGKLCLITGIRIAHLALKHRQGKNHKMRIVAFIGSPIDIDEKELVKLAKRLKKEKVNVDVISFGEESINNEVLTAFVNALNGKDGTGSHLVTVPPGPHLSDALISSPIIQGEDGMGAAGMGSAAFEFGVDPNEDPELALALRVSMEEQRQRQEDEARRAQANETATNKQPETIKEAPNEEAMLKRALAMSLEGAEDSTAATDDTAPSRGNVPDFTNMTEEEQIAFAMQMSMQDQQELESQKEEAMDVEEDYAAVMSDPAFLQSVLENLPGVDPQSEAVRQAVGSLQQNKDKEKEKEKDKEKK; encoded by the exons ATGAAAATTGGATTTAACTGTCGCGACCTCTTGCATCGAATAAAGCAATCAACAGACGATCCATCCAACATGGTGCTGGAAAGTACAATGATatg CGTTGATAACAGCGATTTTATGCGAAACGGGGATTTCGTACCTACTCGGTTACAAGCGCAACAAGATGCTGTCAATTTGGTATGTCATTCCAAGACTCGTTCGAATCCTGAGAATAACGTTGGCCTCATAACACTTGCTAA CGTTGAAGTACTAGCAACACTGACGAGTGATGTCGGCAGAATACTATCTAAGCTTCATCAGGTTCAACCAAATGGAAAATTGTGTCTCATTACAGGAATTAGGATTGCCCAT ttAGCATTAAAGCATCGACAAGGCAAAAACCATAAAATGCGTATTGTTGCATTTATTGGAAGTCCAATAGACATTGATGAAAAGGAATTGGTAAAACTAGCGAAACgtttgaaaaaggaaaaagtgaATGTTGATGTCATAAGTTTTGGTGAAGAGAGTATCAATAATGAAGTATTGACAGCTTTTGTGAATGCGTTGAATGGTAAAGATGGCACTGGGAGTCATCTTGTTACTGTTCCACCGGGACCACATCTATCAGACGCCCTGATTTCTTCTCCTATAATTCAGGGTGAAGATGGAATGGGTGCAGCTGGTATGGGTAGTGCTGCATTTGAATTTGGTGTCGATCCAAACGAGGATCCCGAACTTGCATTG GCTTTACGTGTTTCTATGGAAGAGCAACGGCAACGGCAAGAAGATGAGGCACGTCGCGCGCAAGCGAATGAGACTGCTACAAATAAGCAACCAGAAACTATAAAAGAAGCTCCCAATGAGGAGGCTATGCTAAAACGTGCTCTCGCTATGTCTCTTGAAGGAGCAGAAGATTCAACTGCCGCTACCGATGATACTGCTCCTAGCAGAGGCAATGTACCAGATTTCACTAATATGACAGAAGAAGAACAAATCGCCTTTGCTATGCAAATGTCCATGCAAGATCAAC AAGAACTAGAATCACAAAAAGAAGAAGCAATGGATGTAGAAGAAGATTATGCAGCTGTCATGTCCGATCCTGCTTTTCTGCAATCAGTTTTGGAGAACTTACCAGGCGTAGATCCACAATCTGAAGCCGTTCGTCAAGCTGTCGGATCATTAcaacaaaataaagataaagagaaggaaaaggagaaagataaagagaagaaataa
- the LOC126857525 gene encoding uncharacterized protein LOC126857525 yields the protein MSLTLRTNRWASRIIIILHLVIWNAVGIILVQKGVGILRKRMLETGHIIETSSLINLSIESTIASIKHAENEYDLAIASARQQFNQNEKIIIRVNSESSLQNDRNYPVLNVIRNEFETASKEQQRSALFLSNSFENSTIDGQKLRIGNHLTEINSINHPENKSASTTKILRIARDREHTLNKILKNIHAEENVTRLGSVSESKEEGNRDAKRKDLNSMENKPRFFIIGTDSQATNNSLQKSNDRIKFSNKGGAATAITMVAIGAIMLLVGPVVIILRILDERKQARKLHALGAAREDLPPTYEQAVFSSEAPRYSSLALNDDNYLLPSTPPPSPTLVFSNLVIKPHST from the exons ATGTCCCTCACTTTGAGAACAAACAGATGGGCTTCaagaataatcattatattacatcTGGTCATCTGGAATGCCGTTGGTATTATCCTTGTACAAAAAGGCGTTGGTATCTTGCGGAAGAGAATGCTCGAAACTGGCCACATTATCGAG acAAGTTCATTGATCAATTTGTCTATCGAATCCACCATTGCATCTATAAAACACGCCGAAAATGAATATGATCTCGCCATAGCATCCGCCCGACAACAATTCAATCAGAATGAGAAGATAATAATTCGGGTAAATTCAGAATCGTCTCTACAAAATGATAGAAACTATCCTGTATTGAATGTAATTAGAAACGAGTTTGAAACCGCTTCGAAAGAACAGCAACGATCTGCGCTGTTCCTAtcaaattcttttgaaaattcgACGATTGATGGACAAAAATTGCGAATAGGAAATCATTTAACGGAAATAAATAGCATTAATCATCCTGAAAATAAAAGCGCGTCAACAACCAAAATCTTGAGAATAGCTCGCGATAGGGAACATAccctcaataaaattttaaaaaatattcacgcGGAAGAAAACGTCACGCGTCTAGGATCCGTTTCGGAATCCAAGGAGGAAGGGAATCGTGATGCGAAAAGGAAGGATCTCAATTCCATGGAAAACAAACCGAGATTCTTTATTATTGGCACGGACTCTCAAGCGACGAATAATAGTCTTCAGAAAAGCAATGACAGGataaaattctctaataaaGGCGGCGCGGCGACAGCAATCACCATGGTAGCGATCGGAGCGATTATGTTGCTAGTAGGACCGGTCGTGATTATTTTACGCATTCTGGACGAGAGGAAGCAAGCGAGGAAATTGCATGCGTTGGGTGCAGCGCGAGAAGATTTGCCGCCAACTTATGAACAAGCTGTCTTCTCGAGCGAAGCGCCAAGATATTCGTCGCTCGCTTTAAACGACGACAATTATTTGTTACCGTCTACGCCACCCCCATCACCTACCCTCGTTTTTTCGAATCTCGTAATTAAGCCACATTCTACGTAG
- the LOC126857535 gene encoding HIG1 domain family member 2A, mitochondrial: MADQKSDIELDWVKVREDLHREFLGETIFEKAKRKTRENPLVPIGCLATTAALTAGLISFVKEKSQMQQYMMRARVGAQTFTIVCIVAGFILLPKSS; the protein is encoded by the exons ATGGCTGATCAAAAATCAGATATTGAGTTAGATTGGGTGAAAGTACGAGAAGATTTGCACAGAGAATTTCTCGGCGAGACGATATTTGAGAAAGCGAAACGTAAAACACGAGAGAATCCACTTGTACCTATAG GTTGTTTAGCAACTACAGCAGCACTTACTGCAGGACTCATCAGCTTTGTGAAAGAGAAAAGCCAGATGCAACAATATATGATGCGTGCACGTGTTGGTGCTCAAACATTTACTATTGTTTGTATAGTTGCaggttttattttgttacctaAATCAAGTTAA
- the LOC126857496 gene encoding SRR1-like protein, with protein RKTMKKRDAITHHSEDYLLPVRSLSSLMSETNNFVLVTRRRRHRNPKRNLCGDVTTQYVTTQDCEVDRELLLRTLGNTLIEVKDTSFTKFVLSKLTESLTVLDSNDISEIVCYGLGRFSQYRSSRCQLALLLCLKARYVNACVHVYDPAFCPEEMQVLRALGLEIIETNEEGKRIVHRDKTTLLYMPHCSRQLTNNFLYANWGDGLSNCVLLANSFSGIIDNCLHRDVLSMAGYILRIRPYVTEIQLENSFAYEEVFNDLSIHIFTKQDLLKIPADFWNSREEPQYLTDDVEFIAAAR; from the exons cgtaaaacaatgaaaaaaagagatgctATCACACATCACTCCGAGGACTATCTTCTTCCCGTCAGATCCTTGTCCTCTC TCATGTCGGAGACGAACAATTTTGTACTCGTGACTCGTCGAAGAAGGCACCGTAATCCAAAGAGAAATTTGTGCGGAGACGTGACTACTCAGTACGTGACTACGCAGGACTGCGAGGTCGATCGCGAGCTTCTTCTTCG CACGTTAGGCAACACGCTAATCGAGGTCAAAGATACATCGTTTACCAAGTTTGTTCTTAGCAAGCTGACGGAGTCTCTAACCGTCCTAGACTCTAACGATATTTCCGAGATTGTCTGCTACGGGTTAGGACGATTCTCGCAATATAGATCGTCGAGATGTCAATTGGCGCTTCTGTTGTGTTTGAAGGCACGATACGTGAACGCTTGCGTGCACGTGTACGACCCAGCATTTTGTCCCGAGGAAATGCAAGTTTTGCGTGCTCTGGGTCTAGAGATTATAGAAACGAACGAGGAGGGCAAGCGTATCGTCCACCGAGATAAAACGACTCTCTTATACATGCCGCATTGCTCGCGGCAGTTGAccaataattttctctatgCGAACTGGGGAGATGGATTAAGCAATTGCGTTCTGCTCGCTAATAGTTTCTCAGGGATAATTGACAATTGCTTGCACAGGGATGTACTGAGTATGGCAGGTTACATATTGCGCATTCGACCTTATGTTACAGAAATTCAATTGGAAAATTCCTTCGCGTACGAGGAAGTTTTCAACGACCTTAGCATTCATATCTTTACCAAACAAGATTTGCTTAAGATTCCGGCAGATTTCTGGAACTCTAGAGAGGAACCACAATATTTAACGGACGACGTGGAATTTATTGCAGCTGCACGGTGA